GAAGCTATCTAATCTTACTTCCCACTAAGCTTGGCCGGAACATCAGTCAGTCTTATGGCTAGAAGATAAAATATAAGCATAGATTACTATGTTGTATAACAACAAAAATACTGTCTAAATTGTATACCAAAAGCAACCTCTTATCAGGTTGCTTTTTTTATGGTCAATTTTTGCGAAAAGCAGTTATATTCACAACATAAAATATATATCAGTCAGATAACGATTTAAGGTAACGTGGTTATATAGATAAGTGTAATGGATAGAAGGTAAGATTATGGATTGGCAAGCATGGTTTTCGATCGAATGGCAACAAGTATTAGGTATATTTCTATCGGTAATCGGATTTTACTTTTGTTTGATATTATTTACTCGTATTAGTGGTCTTCGCAGTTTCTCTAAACTTTCTAGTTATGATCTCGCTATGACCGTTGGTATTGGTAGTATTTTAGCCTCTACCGTGTTATCAAAATCCACTTCATTGTTGCAAGGCATACTTGCTATTGGTATGTTGTTTTTACTACAATCAATAGTCTCTATCATTAGACGTAAGGCCAAGCCTATAAAGGCGTTGATAGATAATCAGCCAATTATCTTAATGGCACACGGTGAGTATTTTTGGGATAATTTGAAAGAAGCCAAACTCAGTACCAATGATATTAAGCAAGTGCTCCGCCAAAATGGCATTAAGTCAAAGTCCGAGGTGTTTGCAGTAGTGATGGAAACTACGGCGGATATGAGTGTGATCAAAAATAGTGATGTGCCGCCGGATTGGTCGTTGTTTGACGATATTCGTGATAATGAATTGCTGCTACAATCGCAACCTAGTACTATTAGTCCTAATAGGCCTATTGATTAGGCAGAATAATTACAAACTGTTAAGCACATCTTATTGTAGTAATGCTATAAAGGTAATAGTAATGATAAGATTTATAAAATAAAAATATGAAGTAATCAAATTTCAAGCACCTTACTTGAGAAATAGCGACAAATTTATGACGCATTATTCACGGCGTCATCTTGACCTTGCAGGCTGGCTGACGCAAGATAGTTAAGTCTTATAGGCTAAGTTCAATATAGGTTTAAAAAAATATAGGTTTAATAAATAAGGACTGATAGATTTAATCAGGGAATTTAATAAACTATTTTATTTAGTAAGTCTTTTTCAACAACCATAAAAATTTGGTTTTTATTAGCAACATTCAAATAACATTCAAAAAAAGAGGAACGTATGAAAGCATTAGTCGCGGTCAAGCGTGTAATTGATTATAACGTAAAGGTTCGTGTAAAAGCTGACAACAGTGGTGTGGATTTATCCAATACCAAAATGTCTATCAACCCTTTTGACGAAATTGCAGTTGAAGAGGCAGTGCGTCTAAAAGAAGCCGGTGTTATTGATGAAATCATCATCGCTTCTATTGGTCCAAAAGAAGCACAAGAACAAATTCGTGCCGCTTTAGCGCTGGGTGCTGATCGTGGTATCTTGGTGAAAACAGATGAGAAGCCTTATCCTTTACAAGTGGCTAAAATTCTGAAGAGCATTGCTGAAGAAGAAAGCACTGATATCATCTTATTAGGTAAGCAAGCTATTGATGATGATAACAACCAAACGGGTCAGATGCTTGCAGCATTAATGGGCATCGGTCAAGGCACGTTTGCCTCAGAAGTGAAAGTTGAAGGCGATAAAGTAAATGTCACTCGTGAAGTAGATGGTGGACTGCAAACCGTCGCTCTTGAACTACCAGCGGTGATTACCACTGACCTGCGTTTGAATGAGCCCCGTTATGCAAAACTGCCTAACATCATGAAAGCCAAGAAAAAACCACTTGATGAAAAGTCGCCTGCCGATTTCAATGTAGATATGACTTCTAAGCAAGAAATCACTAAAGTTGAGCCGCCTGCTGAGCGTAAAGCTGGTATTACAGTTGCTTCAGTAGATGAGTTGGTTGATAAGCTAAAAAATGAAGCAAAGGTAATCTAATACTTTGCTGAGGTATAAAGACTGGGTTGTCTTTATGCCGTATTTATAAGCTATGTTCCAGCATGAAAATAGACATAACATGCGTTAACAGTATCGACACGAACAAATTAATAAAGGATAAAAACAATGGCAATTTTGGTATATGCAGAACACGACAATGCCAGTCTAAAAAAGGCAACTTTAAATACAATTGCTGCCGCGAAGCAAATGGGTGATGATGTCCATGTATTGGTAGCGGGTAGCGGTAACCAGGCTGCTGCTGATGAAGCCGCTAAAGCAGAGGGCGTGAGCAAAGTATTGCTTGCAGACAATCCTGCTTATGAGCACCAAATGGCAGAGAATATTGCGCTATTGGTCGCTGATATTGCAGGTGATTATAGCCATATTGTGGCAGCTGCCACCACGACTGGTAAAAACTTTATGCCACGTGTTGCAGCTTTGCTTGACGTTAGCATGCTGTCAGAGATTTCAGCGGTAGTAGATCCGCAGACTTTTGAGCGTCCTATCTATGCAGGTAACGCAACTGCCACGGTTAAAACTACAGAAGATAAAGTAGTAGTAACTGTGCGTGCCACAGCGTTTGATCCTGTCGCTGCCGAAGGTGGCTCAGCATCAGTTGAGACTATCGACAACGTTCAAGATTCTGGCAAATCAAGCTTCGTTAATGAAGAGATGGCAGCTTCAGATCGTCCAGAACTAACTTCAGCAGGTATCGTAGTATCTGGTGGTCGTGCATTGGCGAATGGTGAAAACTTCACTAAATATATAGAGCCTTTGGCTGATAAACTAGGTGCTGCTATCGGTGCGTCACGCGCCGCTGTCGATGCCGGTTACGTCCCTAATGATATGCAGGTTGGTCAAACGGGTAAAATCGTTGCTCCTCAGTTATATATCGCTGCAGGTATCTCTGGTGCTATTCAGCATTTAGCGGGTATGAAAGACTCTAAAGTCATTGTTGCTATTAATAATGACCCAGAGTCGCCAATCGCAAGCGTTGCTGATTACTTCTTAGAAGCAGATCTATTTGAAGCGCTACCTGAGCTAACCAGCAAACTATAAGCTCTTAACGGCCAATCAAATAGGCAATGATTAATAAAAAATCCCGCTATTGATATAGCGGGATTTTTTTGACATTTTAATATAGCTATAGACTTTTTAGCTGTAGTAGCGCTGACGTAGGGTCTCGTATAAGCAAAGAGATCCTGCTATAGCTACGTTTAAGCTTTCTTGACCGTTCGGCTGTGGTAAGGCAATCGGGATAGCGGACTGCATTAGCTCGGCGCATACTCCTTGACCTTCATGGCCCATCACCCAAGCGACAGGCGCGCGCAAATCATGCGAGTAGATCAGGGTGTCCGTATGTGAACTGGTCGCTAATAAAGGTGTTTTTACCCCTTCTAAGATATCTTGAGGATTTAGATCCTCAAATATTTCTAGCGCAAACTGTGCTCCCATACCTGCACGCAAGGTTTTGGGTGACCAAGCTTGAGCGGTGGCGCTAGTGCACAGAACAGTTTTTATACCTACTGCCGCAGCAGTACGTAGCAAGGTACCGACATTACCGCTGTCCTGCACATCATTTAGAATCAGACAATCATCGGTAATTACTGGCAGTTCTGATAATTCTAGCATGGGTATAGCTATAATCGCCATAATATCGATGCCTGTACCTAGGCTACGAATGCTTTGATATAGGGCGTCGGATAGAGGCAGTACATGAGTTTGGCTAGGCAGGCGTCTTAGTAGTTGCCGAACCTCAGTATGGTCATATGCTGACTGGGCTAATAACACTTGATGGAGCGGGTAGTCGCTACGCAAAGCGGCATCAAGCAGATGTGCCCCTTCAATTACCGTTTGTCCTTGTTTTTTACGCTGACGAGCTTGAGTTAGTAATGCCTTGACCAGCTTTACCGTTTGGTTTTTATCAGAAGTGATGAGCTCGGTAGGGTTTAACATCATAAATAGCCGCTTAAAATAACAAGAATATTGGGTAAATTAGATTATTAACTTTATTTATTTTCATGCTGCAAATGTAGATCTTTAATATAGTCGACTTCATTTTTACTTCCCAATACTACGGGAATGCGTTGATGAATGTCAGTGGGCTCAATATCCAAGATGCGATTAATGGCATCAGTAGCGCCGCCGCCAGCACGCTCAATGAGTAAACTCATAGGGTTAGCCTCATACATTAGACGCAGCTTGCCCGCTTTATTAGCATATTTGGTGTCAAAAGGGTAGGTAAATAGACCGCCGCGGCATAAGATACGATGCACATCACCGACCATAGCTGCCACCCAGCGAGTATTAAAGTCACGCGCACGTACGCCTGCTTCGCCAGCGATTAGCTCGTCAATATACTGCTGCATAGGCGCTCGCCAGTAGCGATAATTTGAGCTGTTGATAGCGTATTCACTCGTATCGGCATCAATGGTGACTTTATCTTGTACCAGTATATAATCACCACTATCTGGATCTAAGCTAAACATAACCACATCGTCAGCTACCGTTAACGCCAGCATAGTTGAGGTGCCGTATAATAAATAACCCGCCGCCAACTGTTTATTACCCGCTTGTAGAAAGTCACCATTCTTACTCGGCTGACCTTGGCGCTGATACGGTAAAATAGAGAAGATAGTCCCCACTGCCATATTAATATCGATATTTGAAGAGCCATCCAAGGGGTCGAATAAAACCAATAAGCTGCCATCAGCATTAGCAGGAGTGGCATCATCTAACTCTTCTGACGCTACGCCAGCGCAGTGTGAGTTTTTTGTCAAAGCTTCTAGCAGTAAGTCATTAGCTAGAACATCAAGCTTTTTTTGTTCTTCCCCTTGAACGTTCTGATTGCCAGCTTCCCCCAAAATATCTGCCAATGCCCCTTTTTTTAGTAGCTGGGAGATGGTTTTACCTACTTCAGTAATGGTGGTAATGACATCATTAACGGCAGGGTTAGAGGCGTGGTCTTTTAAGTATTGTGCTAAAGTTGTCATGGCGCTTCCTAGTCAATAGGGTGAAGAGTAAAATAAATAAAAATAAGCAGTTAAGGGGGAATGGTTCAAATAGCTTATACGCTACCCTTGTACTGGTTATAAAATCAGCTACACTAGCTTTATTATTAGCTATGCTTTGATAAACTTGTCATGGTTAATACCGATTTATGACTAGCATCTAGTAGTACGGTTGTAGCAATTGAACCACTGCGGCAAAGTGTAGCAAATAAGCAGCAAAATGTCCCTGTATCTGTGTTTGTAATTGCCACCCAGCTGCGATAATTTTTAAGATTTGTATTTGTGCATGAATTAACACGTCCTTACCAACTATAAAGACTCGCCATTATGACAAACTCTATCCAAAGACCTCTACAGAATGAAATAGCGCCTTCTGGCTATGGAAATCATACCAAATTTGATCCTAACACCATTCATGAAAAATTAGATACTTCGCTTAGCCGGCCGCAATTGAATGAGGATGGCACCTTACGCCATTTTTTGGGTGTCGAAGGCCTAAATAAAGCTCAATTACAAGCCATCATTGCGAAAGCAGAAACTTTTTTTGATGAAAATGGACTATTGATTAATCGTCCCGAGCTTGAAGGCTGCACGGTGATGAATCTGTTTTTTGAGCCCTCAACTCGTACCCGTACCACTTTTGAGGTGGCAGAAAAGCGTTTAAGCGCCAATGTGCTTAATATCGATATCGGTAGATCTAGCACCAAAAAAGGTGAGAGTTTACGGGACACCTTGTGGAACTTGGAGGCTATGACCGCCGATATATTCGTGGTACGCCATTCGGCATCAGGTGCGGCGCATTTTATGGCCACCGAGGTCACCCCAAATATTGCTATTATCAATGGCGGTGATGGCTGGCACGCCCATCCCACGCAGGGTATGCTGGATATGTTGACTATACACCGTGAAGCCCCGCGACCCTTTGAGGAGCTTTCGGTAGCTATCATTGGTGATATCAAGCATTCACGAGTGGCACGCTCTGATATAAGTGCGCTGCAGACTTTAGGAGTCAAAGATATTCGAGTAATTGCCCCACGTACTTTGTTACCGAAAGGTATTGAGCGTTTTGGGGTAAACGTTTATGAAAATATGGATGAGTGTGTGACAGATTGTGATGTCATCATGGGGTTAAGGATACAGAATGAGCGCATTGGCTCACCGCTACTGGCTTCATCGAGTGAATATTATAAGCATTATGGTATTACCCCCAAACGAGTGGCACTGGCTAAGCCTGATGCGTTGATTATGCATCCCGGTCCTATGAACCGCGGGGTTGAAATTGCATCTAGCGTGGCGGATGGCAATCAATCGGTTATCCTAAAACAAGTCAGTAATGGCGTTGCTATTCGTATGGCAGTACTGGCGCTTACGATGGAAGGACAACGTGCTCATCAAGCAGCAATGCTGGGTTAAAAGGTTTTAAGCTGCAAACTCGGTTCGTCTTCATCGCAGATAGCCTTCTATAGACAACCCTATAATTGATAATTTTATTAACTTCTTTTCATTTAATTGATATGGTATAACGCTCATGACCACTTCCGCCGCTGCTAATACGCAAATGATTGACTTACTCCCTTCCGCCTTCAAATCTTCATTATCCCATACGGCGCTTGATCGACTAAAAAAAATAAACAACCAGCATGAAACTTGGTTGCTGCCGCCATTAGTAGACTTGTGCGCACGCTTACGTGAGCCTGGACAACAGCAGCATGGCACCCTTATATCTGAAGGACAAGCGGCGCGTGCTAATGGTTTTTTGCACGTAGTGATTCCACCAGATACCAATCCTATTTTGGAAAATGGCTCATTATTAAAAGGCTTGCGTGAACGGGCTTTGGAAGATGGTGGTATCTTTCTACATATTCTTGGTGCCTTAACCGCAGGGCTTGCCGGCGAGCAACCCTCTAATATTGCTGGTCTAAAAAAGGGCGGCTGTATAGCAGTCTCTAATGCCCGCCGACCTTTTACCAATGATTTGGTGCTACTGCGTACATTGGAGTATGCAGCGACTTTTGGCCTAAAAGTGTTCTTTTATCCTGATGAGCCCAGCTTATCTAATAATGGGGTAGCGCACGAAGGTTATATTGCTTCTTATCATGGCTTGCCAGGCATTCCTTGGATAGCAGAAACGGTGGCATTATCAACTCAATTGTTGATGGTAGAGGAAACGGGTATTGCTGCGCATTTTAGCCAGTTGTCTTGCAAGTCTTCAGTGGAGCTGATGCGCTGGGCCAAGGATAAAGGCTTGCCTGTCACTTGTGATGTAGCGATGCATCAGCTTTATCTAACTGATGATAATCTAGAGGGCTTCAATGCGCAGGCTTATGTGCTACCGCCGCTGCGCAGTAACACTGATCAGCAAGCGTTAAGGCGAGGGCTTAAAGATGGCACCATTGATGCAATATGTAGTCATCATGAACCCTTAAATGCGACTGCTAAAAAGGCACCCTTTGCAGAAAGTACGCCGGGTATTTCAAATTTTGATACTTTTATGGCGCTGGCTTGTCAACTGGTTCGAGATGAGATCTTAACTTTAGAACAATTAGTAGATAAGATTTGCCTCAATCCAGCAGAAATCGCTG
This sequence is a window from Psychrobacter jeotgali. Protein-coding genes within it:
- a CDS encoding DUF421 domain-containing protein; its protein translation is MDWQAWFSIEWQQVLGIFLSVIGFYFCLILFTRISGLRSFSKLSSYDLAMTVGIGSILASTVLSKSTSLLQGILAIGMLFLLQSIVSIIRRKAKPIKALIDNQPIILMAHGEYFWDNLKEAKLSTNDIKQVLRQNGIKSKSEVFAVVMETTADMSVIKNSDVPPDWSLFDDIRDNELLLQSQPSTISPNRPID
- a CDS encoding electron transfer flavoprotein subunit beta/FixA family protein, with the protein product MKALVAVKRVIDYNVKVRVKADNSGVDLSNTKMSINPFDEIAVEEAVRLKEAGVIDEIIIASIGPKEAQEQIRAALALGADRGILVKTDEKPYPLQVAKILKSIAEEESTDIILLGKQAIDDDNNQTGQMLAALMGIGQGTFASEVKVEGDKVNVTREVDGGLQTVALELPAVITTDLRLNEPRYAKLPNIMKAKKKPLDEKSPADFNVDMTSKQEITKVEPPAERKAGITVASVDELVDKLKNEAKVI
- a CDS encoding electron transfer flavoprotein subunit alpha/FixB family protein translates to MAILVYAEHDNASLKKATLNTIAAAKQMGDDVHVLVAGSGNQAAADEAAKAEGVSKVLLADNPAYEHQMAENIALLVADIAGDYSHIVAAATTTGKNFMPRVAALLDVSMLSEISAVVDPQTFERPIYAGNATATVKTTEDKVVVTVRATAFDPVAAEGGSASVETIDNVQDSGKSSFVNEEMAASDRPELTSAGIVVSGGRALANGENFTKYIEPLADKLGAAIGASRAAVDAGYVPNDMQVGQTGKIVAPQLYIAAGISGAIQHLAGMKDSKVIVAINNDPESPIASVADYFLEADLFEALPELTSKL
- a CDS encoding TrmH family RNA methyltransferase, with protein sequence MMLNPTELITSDKNQTVKLVKALLTQARQRKKQGQTVIEGAHLLDAALRSDYPLHQVLLAQSAYDHTEVRQLLRRLPSQTHVLPLSDALYQSIRSLGTGIDIMAIIAIPMLELSELPVITDDCLILNDVQDSGNVGTLLRTAAAVGIKTVLCTSATAQAWSPKTLRAGMGAQFALEIFEDLNPQDILEGVKTPLLATSSHTDTLIYSHDLRAPVAWVMGHEGQGVCAELMQSAIPIALPQPNGQESLNVAIAGSLCLYETLRQRYYS
- a CDS encoding class 1 fructose-bisphosphatase; the protein is MTTLAQYLKDHASNPAVNDVITTITEVGKTISQLLKKGALADILGEAGNQNVQGEEQKKLDVLANDLLLEALTKNSHCAGVASEELDDATPANADGSLLVLFDPLDGSSNIDINMAVGTIFSILPYQRQGQPSKNGDFLQAGNKQLAAGYLLYGTSTMLALTVADDVVMFSLDPDSGDYILVQDKVTIDADTSEYAINSSNYRYWRAPMQQYIDELIAGEAGVRARDFNTRWVAAMVGDVHRILCRGGLFTYPFDTKYANKAGKLRLMYEANPMSLLIERAGGGATDAINRILDIEPTDIHQRIPVVLGSKNEVDYIKDLHLQHENK
- a CDS encoding aspartate carbamoyltransferase catalytic subunit, producing the protein MTNSIQRPLQNEIAPSGYGNHTKFDPNTIHEKLDTSLSRPQLNEDGTLRHFLGVEGLNKAQLQAIIAKAETFFDENGLLINRPELEGCTVMNLFFEPSTRTRTTFEVAEKRLSANVLNIDIGRSSTKKGESLRDTLWNLEAMTADIFVVRHSASGAAHFMATEVTPNIAIINGGDGWHAHPTQGMLDMLTIHREAPRPFEELSVAIIGDIKHSRVARSDISALQTLGVKDIRVIAPRTLLPKGIERFGVNVYENMDECVTDCDVIMGLRIQNERIGSPLLASSSEYYKHYGITPKRVALAKPDALIMHPGPMNRGVEIASSVADGNQSVILKQVSNGVAIRMAVLALTMEGQRAHQAAMLG
- a CDS encoding dihydroorotase; translation: MIDLLPSAFKSSLSHTALDRLKKINNQHETWLLPPLVDLCARLREPGQQQHGTLISEGQAARANGFLHVVIPPDTNPILENGSLLKGLRERALEDGGIFLHILGALTAGLAGEQPSNIAGLKKGGCIAVSNARRPFTNDLVLLRTLEYAATFGLKVFFYPDEPSLSNNGVAHEGYIASYHGLPGIPWIAETVALSTQLLMVEETGIAAHFSQLSCKSSVELMRWAKDKGLPVTCDVAMHQLYLTDDNLEGFNAQAYVLPPLRSNTDQQALRRGLKDGTIDAICSHHEPLNATAKKAPFAESTPGISNFDTFMALACQLVRDEILTLEQLVDKICLNPAEIAGIKTQYESTGGAIIVDPNLAWQVTSETMYSNGKNTPFYGQQLKGRVVETFFG